The following coding sequences are from one Triticum aestivum cultivar Chinese Spring chromosome 5A, IWGSC CS RefSeq v2.1, whole genome shotgun sequence window:
- the LOC123102116 gene encoding transcription factor PCF8 (The sequence of the model RefSeq protein was modified relative to this genomic sequence to represent the inferred CDS: added 64 bases not found in genome assembly): protein MEEADKDRNSCKRLRAVGGGGDSADAWRTFRVARAAAGGKDRHSKVVTSRGLRDRRIRLSVQTAIQFYDIQDRLGVDQPSKAIEWLIQAAATAIDGLPSLDCSFALPVASPAAEDAVEVSTSETSKGSVLSLANGPADNDNAAHQANAYNGGSANGTFAELLHCSNAADKPMQHQQQQPTLAYYAAPGSHIAPMSFEMIPQLTFSQDQQHRHHHHHHHHHASVVFDRSTLQSNTVSTPQWPPSQHPFLMQRFSAAPAEPSPMFPFFLGGNSAAAAAPAAANAPERRLQLWDFKEERKT from the coding sequence ACTCGGCGGATGCGTGGCGGACTTTCCGGGTGGCCCGCGCGGCGGCAGGCGGCAAGGACCGGCACAGCAAGGTGGTGACCTCGCGCGGCCTCCGCGACCGCCGCATCCGGCTCTCGGTGCAGACGGCCATTCAGTTCTATGACATCCAGGACCGCCTGGGCGTCGACCAGCCCAGCAAGGCCATCGAGTGGctcatccaagccgccgccactgccaTCGATGGTCTCCCGTCGCTGGACTGCTCCTTCGCCCTCCCTGTCGCCTCCCCAGCAGCAGAAGACGCCGTGGAGGTCAGCACCTCGGAGACCAGCAAGGGCTCCGTGCTCTCGCTCGCCAACGGCCCTGCCGACAATGACAATGCCGCTCACCAAGCCAATGCATACAACGGGGGCAGTGCCAATGGCACGTTTGCCGAGCTCCTGCACTGCTCCAACGCAGCCGACAAGCCAATgcagcatcagcagcagcagccGACGCTTGCCTACTACGCCGCCCCCGGTTCACACATCGCACCCATGTCCTTCGAGATGATTCCCCAGCTCACCTTCTCCCAGGACCAGcaacaccgccaccaccaccaccaccaccaccaccatgcatCTGTCGTCTTCGACAGGAGCACACTTCAGTCCAACACCGTCTCGACGCCGCAGTGGCCGCCGTCCCAGCACCCATTCCTGATGCAGAGGTTCTCTGCTGCTCCAGCCGAGCCTTCGCCTATGTTTCCCTTCTTTCTTGGAGGCAacagcgctgctgctgctgctcctgcggCGGCCAATGCGCCGGAGCGGAGGCTGCAGCTCTGGGACTTCAAGGAGGAAAGGAAGACATAA